Genomic window (Paenibacillus sp. 37):
TGCGTCCAGACACGCTCCCCCTGTCGGAATTAGTACAAATTCGAATCCTGCCTTCTCCGCCGTCTGTGCCACATCGATCAGATAATCCAGACTCGGCTCCCGCTCCGGGGCAACCCCTACATACTTCCCATCCCCTGCTGTAGGCAAAAACCATCCAAACTTCATTTCTTCCTGTTCGCTCACAAGAGTCAATCCCTTCTATGATAAATTGCTCTAAAAATGTTTCACTCAAGCACTTCGGTTACAAAAAACCTTTCGAGCACTCTTGTCCCCAGATTTCTTTTCATTCCCCTTTAATGGGAAAATCCGGTGACAAAGGTGCACGCTTCGCTTCTTCAGGTCCTTTCTGTCCCCTCCGTTGTCGTGTCATTCTTTAAATTGATTTATTAGACATATTCAGAATCAAATGCCGATTAATTAACTTGGTTTAATAGGTATGGACATCATATCAATTGATTTGTCTGTGAGCAATGTCATTTCGCGGCAATTTCATTTTGTCATTTTGTGGTCTTTTCTCAGATTTAGGTCTTCCTGATCTTGAATATGTATAAAACCCACCTGTATAATAGGTTATAAGAGAAACTTTTAGAATGTACAAACGATACTTATACAATAAAGAGGTGTTCCTGATGACCGAGAGCATGAAGGAGGACCACCATGAGTTTTTGGAACTTATTTTCTTCACTCCATCTGAATTCGAGAAAGCTGGTGGCGCCTGGCCGATTCGCATTGGCCGTAATATAGCCAAAACCAACTATCATATTGGCCCGCGCACTACGCCTTATTATTATTTGCTGTTTGTACTGGAGGGGGAAGGTACATTCATACAGAATGGACAGCGTCACGCCCTTCGTGCCAGGGATGCGTTCTGTCTGTTTCCACAAGTTACGCATGAATACTGGACGGACCCGGAGGACACGTTGCAGAAAATATTTATTGCCTTTGACGGCGCACATGCAGCCGAGCTACTGTCTCGGATTGGACTTACACCCGACTCACCGTATCGTTCAGGTGTACTGACGCCGGAGACTGCAAGCGCCATGCGTTCGTTCATGGAGGATGTTCGCAAACCGCAGGACGGAGCGAGTGATCTGGGACGACTCACCCGATTTCTAAACCTCTTCGACCGAATTGCCCGGTCCCCCGCAACCAAAGGATTGCAACCGGATTCAGCCACACCTTGGCTCCAGAAAGGCAAGGAATACATGGATATTCATTTTGCAGGCGGCATCTCCGTGGAAGGCGTGTCCGCTCATGCGGGTGTGGATCGAACCCATTTTGCCAAACAGTTCCGCAAAGCCTATGGTCTGTCCCCTGTGCAATATATCCAACAATTGAAAATGAATCAGGCCAAACGCCTGCTGGTACAGACGCCGCTAAGCTTAACTGAAGTGGCTCACTCCGTGGGTTATCCCGACTTGTTCTCCTTCTCCAAAGCGTTCAAAAAACAAGTCGGTTTGCCGCCCAATCGTTATCGTACAGCGGAGAGTACTAAAGAATGAGGGAGCGACCTTTCGCTCCCCAGCCTATAATCCATTCCTTATGCACCACGCCTGTATACGTTGTGTAAGATGTCACCTCTACCAAATTACAATGGACTCCTGAGTTTCATATCCTGCACAGCATAGTGCTGCAAAACCCATTACGAAATCCGTCACCAAAGAAGGCAAGCCCCATCTACCCGGGACTTGCCTTCTTTCTATACTATAGTCTTGACTACACGTACTCGAAACCAGGAACTTTTTACGTTGACATAAAACTATTCCTTCTTTTCATCCTTGCGCGCAAGTGGAATACCGTTCTTCTTGGCATACCATGCTTCATAATGATGCACAGCTACACCTGCAAATGAAGAATGAGAGGAACCGAGATCAAACACCTTCGCCATCTCTTCATTCATATTGCTAACCGGTTTACGGAAAAAGGTCAGGTGATCCCCCTCGTGTGTATCCGCGAGTTCCGCTCCGATCCAGACTTTCTTGCCGAGATCATCCGCTTCGTCCAGTTCTTCCTTGGACAGATCATACATCTGCTGTCCACTGTCCCGATAAGCCATAATGGCCACCGCATCGAAGTGGGAGATCACCCAGCGACTGAATGTACCCTCACCTTCAGCCGACTGACGGGCATCAAGCCAGAACGGGATGGCAGCGCTCATGTACAGTCCGGCATCCTCGCCGGCTTTTGTCCAGGCCTTCATGTTGTTCTGCCACTCTCCAATGACACTGTTCTCCTCTTTCTCCCAGCGCTTCAGCTGATACGGCTCCACATCCAGTTGAATGCCTTCGAAGCGTTCATTCTTGGCGGAAGTTTCATTGTATGCTCGTACTCGCTCGATAAAAGCAAGTCCTTCATCCCGCTTTTCCTCATAAGCCCAGTCTGCATGACCGTTAAGTCCATGCACTTCAATCTCAGCCTGCCGGGCAGCCGCAATGAATTTGCGATATGTTGCATCAGGCACCTCATCCTGGATTTGCAGGAAGATGGTATCCACGCCCTGTTCTTTGGAAAAAGCAATAATTTGAGGCGTTTGTTCTGCAATAATGGACGCGTCCCACAGCCAGGTCGCTTTATGTTCCTCCGTCGTGAACCATTTGAACATCCAGGACAGAAGCAGCAGGCATAACACCGCAGCCAGAATAGCCCATTTCGCCATACCCACCAGCTTGCCCCGTTGCCTCATATATTTCCTCAGACGAGCAACGCTTCACTTGGTTCAAACACAGGATGCTGAACCGAGTGACCAATTTTGTAGATGTGCGGATGTGTGTACGAACGGAATGCATTTCGTGTATCCAGAATCGGCACACCCATCTCGGCAATATCAAAGTAAGGCAAATCGCTGTGGTTGGTGATCAGCACGATGCAATCGTACTTTTTGAACTGTTCCAGATTGAACACTTCGCTGTGTACGGTCTCCCCATGCTTGTCCTGGAAGGAATCCGCATGTGGATCGTAGTAGCTAACGTTAGCTCCACTTTCCTTGAACAGTTCATATACTTCCAGTCCTGGTGATTCACGCAGATCGGCAATATTCGGTTTGTACGACATGCCGAGGAGCAGAATATTTGATTTACGTACGGATTTCGCGTATTCGTTCAGAATCGTTGACGTTTTGTTCAATACATAATATGGCATGTTGTCATTGGTAGATTGCGCCAGCTCAATGAATTTGCTATAGAAACGGAAGCCTTTGGCCTTCCATGACAGGTACATCGGATCAAGCGGAATGCAGTGTCCACCGATGCCTGGGCCTGGATAAAATGGCATGAAACCAAATGGTTTCGTCGCCGCCGCGTCAATAACTTCCCAGATATCAATGCCCATACGGTCGCACATCATCGCCATTTCATTTACAAAGGCAATGTTCACGCTGCGGAATGTGTTCTCCAGCAGTTTGGACATCTCAGCCACTTTCGGCGAAGATACCGGTACTACGGTTTCTACATATTTGCTATATAACGCTGTTCCCAGTTTCAGGCAAGCTTCGGTTGTACCCCCGATGACTTTCGGTGTATTAAATGTTGTGAAACGTCCGTTGGACGGGTCCACACGTTCAGGCGAGAAGCAGAGGAAGTAGTCTTTACCTGCTTCTTGTCCGATCTTGTCCAGCTGCTGCTGGATCAATTCTTCCGTCGTACCTGGATAAGTAGTGCTTTCCAGCGTAATGAGCATACCTGGTTTCATATGCAGTTTGATCTGATCCACAACGGTCTCGATGTAAGACGTATCCGGGTCCTGATTCTCACTAAGCGGTGTTGGTACGCAGATACTGAGTGCGTCGATCACGCGCAGCATACTGTAATCTGTCGTTGGCTGGAAACGACCGCTTTGCATTACTTTTTTCAACTCATCGGACGAAATATCGTGAATATAGGAATCTCCTTGATAGATACTGTCTACTTTGGACGCATCCAGATCAATTCCGATTACCGTGAAACCTTGATTGACCATTTCCACGGCAAGTGGAAGTCCTACGTAACCGAGCCCGACGACGCCGAGTACAGCTTCTTTATTTTCAATCGCATTCAGTAATGTGTGGAATTGTTGATTCTCCATGATATTCCCTCCGGGCAGTGTATTTGGTAGTGCTTAAAATCCATATAAATAGATGAGTGTCTGTGCTCTAAATGTTGCTCTAATCTATCTGATTCATAGTGTAAAAAAACTCTTACTTTGCACTTCACACAATCAGTTGTTCCAAGCCGTCTTCTAATGCAGGCAGCGTCTGATTCGTGCATCCAGCTCTACAGGTGAGAACGGTTTGGTCATGTAATCATCCACGCCGCTGCGGAAACATTGACTAATCGTCTGCTCGACACGTTGTTCGGTCAACACGACAATTTTGGGTGGCTGCTCCATCTCCAGGTTCTGAATATGATGGATGAACGGCAGACCGTCGATGCCATACAGATTCAGTTCGGTGAGCACCAGGTCTGGTGTGACTTTCTCGATCAACTCCAGTGCAGCCAGTCCATCGACGGCTTCATAGGTTTCGTATCCCTGCATCTTCAACCGCAACTGCAGGAATTCGCGTACCGTAGGGTCGTTGTCCACAATCAAAATTCGTTCCGGCTCGTCCGCCGTATTGTCTAGCGTGTAGATATGAATCTCCGACGAATCTACGAGCTTTGAGGACTCAGCCATATGCTGAATAGTTGCCTTCGAAGGGCGCTCCCCTTCCGGGAAACTGGCCAGTGTAATCTGTGGATCGGCACCGGGCACGGTCTCTTGCAACTCATGTTTGATCCGAAGTCCTTCATAATGAACTTCATCCAGTGACAACC
Coding sequences:
- a CDS encoding AraC family transcriptional regulator; this translates as MTESMKEDHHEFLELIFFTPSEFEKAGGAWPIRIGRNIAKTNYHIGPRTTPYYYLLFVLEGEGTFIQNGQRHALRARDAFCLFPQVTHEYWTDPEDTLQKIFIAFDGAHAAELLSRIGLTPDSPYRSGVLTPETASAMRSFMEDVRKPQDGASDLGRLTRFLNLFDRIARSPATKGLQPDSATPWLQKGKEYMDIHFAGGISVEGVSAHAGVDRTHFAKQFRKAYGLSPVQYIQQLKMNQAKRLLVQTPLSLTEVAHSVGYPDLFSFSKAFKKQVGLPPNRYRTAESTKE
- a CDS encoding nucleotide sugar dehydrogenase, which gives rise to MENQQFHTLLNAIENKEAVLGVVGLGYVGLPLAVEMVNQGFTVIGIDLDASKVDSIYQGDSYIHDISSDELKKVMQSGRFQPTTDYSMLRVIDALSICVPTPLSENQDPDTSYIETVVDQIKLHMKPGMLITLESTTYPGTTEELIQQQLDKIGQEAGKDYFLCFSPERVDPSNGRFTTFNTPKVIGGTTEACLKLGTALYSKYVETVVPVSSPKVAEMSKLLENTFRSVNIAFVNEMAMMCDRMGIDIWEVIDAAATKPFGFMPFYPGPGIGGHCIPLDPMYLSWKAKGFRFYSKFIELAQSTNDNMPYYVLNKTSTILNEYAKSVRKSNILLLGMSYKPNIADLRESPGLEVYELFKESGANVSYYDPHADSFQDKHGETVHSEVFNLEQFKKYDCIVLITNHSDLPYFDIAEMGVPILDTRNAFRSYTHPHIYKIGHSVQHPVFEPSEALLV
- a CDS encoding response regulator transcription factor; this translates as MPNTATLQREAAVNVYRSVEQGLKDTGAETCGLMFIHCAGNSQPEQQVRTHLEQTSETSFQVWKDGATQAIAVLLPGLSLDEVHYEGLRIKHELQETVPGADPQITLASFPEGERPSKATIQHMAESSKLVDSSEIHIYTLDNTADEPERILIVDNDPTVREFLQLRLKMQGYETYEAVDGLAALELIEKVTPDLVLTELNLYGIDGLPFIHHIQNLEMEQPPKIVVLTEQRVEQTISQCFRSGVDDYMTKPFSPVELDARIRRCLH